The Lolium rigidum isolate FL_2022 chromosome 1, APGP_CSIRO_Lrig_0.1, whole genome shotgun sequence region GACCAAGCGCTAATGGAAGGTGTTACATTATCAAAAATGAGAGAGTTCCTATGCTTCCAGATCTTCCAACAAGCAGTGGCAAACACTTCAAAGAAGAAAGGTCTTCCAAAGTTGCATCTTGCAGTGGTGACCAACTGAGGGAGACCCAGGCTGTCATTAATTGTCATATTGATAGCTTGCCAACATTGTCTACTGAAAGTGCAGGTCCAGAAAAGATGATCCCTGGTTTCCTTAGTAAACCATTATCGTTGCGAGTTAAGTTTTTCCTTAGTAACATATCCTTCGTATTGAGGTGGTCATTAGCCAGAAGCCAGAAAATCGATTTGATCTTAGGTGTGCATTTCGATCTCCAGATCTAAGGAGAGAAAATGGGAGCCTGAATATGTTCAAAATTCAACTTGTAGATTTTGCTGGCAGAGAAACCGGCGCCCCAACTGTAGGACCAAACGTCTTTCTCTTCGGCATTGATATTGGCTCTAGTTTGGCTCACAAGGAGATTGAAGTCCTGAAATTCCTCGAAAGCTTGGGTGGACAAAGGAAGATGAAAAACATCAATGGGGTCATCCAGGttgaggatattcttgaccgaggCTAACATGTCAATAGCGAAAGAGTGAAGCCCGGGGAACTTTGTCATGAGTAAATCTGAAGTCCATTTGTCACTCCAAATAAGGGCAGTGTCACCAGAAGCAATCGAGCAGGAGTCAATTCTTTTGAACTTTGAGCAAAGCTTGATAAgatctctccaccaaaaagagCTAGAGATATTAGTGGCTTGTGGAGTAGAATTGTTGTAACTACTCCAAGTTAGATGGACCCGAGGGATTTTCTCTTCATTAAAAAATTTATGCAAGAACTTGATGAGAAGAGCTTTATTGTGGGCAGCTAGATTAGTGATGCCCAGACCGCCTTTGGACTGTGGCCTGCAAACTAAATCCCAGGCCGCCAAGGATTTTGGTCTGCCCGAATTTTCCAATTTACCCCAGAGGCCAATTCTTCTACCTTTATCCACGATTTCGATGGCTCCATCCGCAAGTATCAGAGTGCAAAGGAAGAAAGTTGGAAGAGAGCTGAGGATGGCCTTTGTCACCATGATTCTTCCACCAAGGGAAAGGAAGGATGCAGTGACAGCGAGACGGTGGTTGATTCTGGAGTATAGTGGACCGAGATCGCGAATGCTAGGTCTGCTAAGACCAAGTGGAAGGCCAAGATAAGTAAAGTGGAAGGATTCTAGTTTGCATCCAAAAAGCCCCATCAGGAGAGCCGCTTTTTCATTAGAGAGATTAATGGGGAGTAAGCAGGATTTGACAAAGTTTACCCTAAGACCCGTGAATTGGGCAAATGTTTCTAGGATTCCTTTAAGGCAGAGAGGCTGCCGAGGGAAGGCTTGCATAGTTAAGAGTGTGTCGTCCGCATATTGTATTATCGGGAAATCTCCATTGACCGGTGGGATGTGGTGCTTGAGGAGATTGATTTCGCATGCCTTATTGATGACGGATTGAAGAAGGTCAGCTGTACACATAGAGGCCTAACAATCCAATCTAATTAACAAATCGTAGATCCTATCTGTAAATGGCTTGAGGCCAAGGCTAAAAGACATCTTCCTAATTTAAAAGATAAACTACCTAATTGATAGACTTACATGCACCGGTTTCAAGTTTGGTAAATGAATAGTTTTACAAAATTATTACTCAGAAGAGAAACCACTCAGATGATATTTATATGGTCAACCTAAATATACCTAAATATATCATTGGCCAAAGTTAACATCGTTTGACCGCATAGAAGACTCATCAGAATTCGTTGACCCGTGAGGGCAGGCATAGAGTATCAATAAGAAGTTCGTTTGGGATAAATGACAAGATTATAATACAGCTTCATAGGTATGCCAGTGTGTAACCCCAAGTGACCGAGGCAATCCCTAGGTAGCCAGTGTGTATCAATCGTTTGACCGAGGCATTCCAGGCTAGCTATGAAGTGTTGCAATATAGGTCTGTTGACTTATATGTACTAATAAAAGGTGAAAAGGAAGGAAGTAGTGGTTATACTGTATATTTATTATACGGATTTTTGGCTCCATGCACGTCATTTTAATAGAAAAAAGTATCTTAATAGGAGCCCTTGCACACAGTTATAAACTGATAGTCTACCATCTGGCCCACCCAACGACAAACTCTAAATTTGATCCCCGTCTATGATGACTTATATAATATACATGCCCAATGATCAAATCCTAAACATTACTGTTTCCTAAATATTTTATCCCTGTTTAATTTCCCTAgtgtttttagttttattatgttgtTCTATCACCTTCTATTTCAAATATCTTTTTATTCACCATAACCATACGGTTAAACATGTATGGCATAATGATGCTGCAATAATCCTGTGCAAATCGCAGCAAGAATTGTAAGGTCTGATGAAACTGAAAAAAGTCTGAGCCCCCCACCTGTAGAAATTATGTGCTTCTGCACATAACATAAGTTATGTTTATGACTATATGTATTTGTTCTCTAACTAGATTAACTGTATTCAACTGTAGACTGATTTAGCACAACACGACCTTTTTACCAAGGCACTTCGCTGCTTGGATGGCAGTTCTCGTAGTGACAGCTCAGGTTTTTTCCTTATCAAACTTGCTGATTTACTAGTCTATTTTTGTTATTGCATTCCAGTTATATGATAAATATCAGTCATTCTAATCTTTGTTgtacttttatgtattactttCTAGTTGAGGATGTTAATGTTGATGTCCGTAGAGGCGGAAGATCACTAAATTTTACCCAGTTGGAGAAGCAGTATCACGACTGGATTAATAATATGCATGCACAGTATGATGTGGAAATCGACGAAGGTGACAACGATCATACCGTTATTATCAACCCAAGCAACAAGGACCGACTTGGAATATCTGAAGATGGTGAGGGATTACCATGTGATTTGTCATGCTCATCTTTCCGTTTTGCTCTTCTATTATTCAATTAAGAAACCATGCAACTGCAGTGATATAAAAAAATTCTTGTCTTTTTTTTACCATGGTGCAGTCCAAGTCATTAGAGTTTACACCTCGGTCAGGAGGAAAGGGAAAACATGGAAAAGAGGAGATCATCTGAAAATCCAACCAGGAGTTCTTGCACGactgaaaaataatttcctctcattgaaaaccaTATTCTATGCAACATTGGAGTATGTTGTTGGTGAAGGACTTGCAGGAGATATTTGTGGTTAGTTCACTTCATCTTCTGAACTATTACTCATGCTTGAAGCTCACTTATTAATATCATATTATCTTATGGCAGGTGAAGCTCGACTTATATGCAGGTTTTTGCCATTATTTTTTCTGTACGagaaatttattttatttttcattagCTCAAATGAACTTATTTGCAAGGTCTATTGAGTTCTCTGATAAGCAAGGTTGCTTACTTGAAGAAGGTCCTGATAGCATGTGCCTTAACATCCAAGAATCTGTCTCCTTCCCTATCAGCATGATAGATAATGATAAGGTAAAGTACTTAGTAGGTCATACTACTTGTGCAATTTCTTTGAGCACGTTATTCTTGGTGTagttactttttttttgtaaacATGAAAGTGTCACACCATGGGAAATGATTCTTGGCGGCAAATACTTGGGAAGAAAAAGGAGAAGGCTCCAGCATGTATTGAAGTCCTAAGGAATTTGCAAGGCAGTGATCTCACTATAGAAAGGGTTAGCAGTCACACCTATAAGTTATTTTTTTGTAAAGTTTTCAGGCCTGAAATCTATGCCTTTTATTTTCTGTGTATTTGTACTATATTTTGTTTTTGGGTCTAATCTGTTACTTTTACAGGGTCTACCATTTGAAAAAGTTATAATGGCTGGTTATAAACATCCACGTGAAATTATAGCTGTAATCCTACCACAGTGTGCAACTACTTGCTCCACCAGCCCCCTTGACAAGAGATATATTCTGAAGGATGATGAGATAGAGATGGAAATGGACATTAATCATTTGCCTGGAAGTAAAAAAGACCATCTCCGTGCAAATTGTATTTATAGGAAGCTCAAGAAGCCCTCATCGCGTGATAGCATAAACGGGCTGTATATCTTTCAGTTGAGCgaagattcaagcatctttactaaatctgGTGTTTACCAATTTATATTCTCGGTTGTAAGTATACTAACATTTTTCATTTTGAATGAGCATGGAGTAATTTTCTTCTTACCTATTGTCAAGTGTTGAAATGCAGAGGTGCAAAGATTCAAGTATCATTACGCATGAAACAGAGATAACAGTTTGTCCAAACTCCAATACTAGACGTTGGCAACTATCCAGCGTTGCTGATTGTTCTGCTGGCAATGCTGTAGTAAATATAAGGTTAGCTCCTTTCTGCAAAATATCATGCTTATGAATACCTTTTCCCGTCCACTGGTAATGATGATGAGTTGCAATTTTGTCTTATGAAACATGGTGTTGTTCCGGTCCTGTTGTAGACAGATATTAGTTGTATCTAACTATGCTAATGCTTGTATTGGGAGTAAAAATATGTTATTGAGCTTTTATGTTAGGGATACGGTCCAGGTCCAGTTGTGACAAGCTGGATGTTCAGTGAACAGTAGCTGACTTGATAATAAACCTCCTACTAAACGATTCCAGTAGTTCCTTTATTTAATTATTAATATATTAATTTTTATTTACTCACCAAGCTGCCCAGCCCTTACTATTGACTGGTATTGAGAATGTTAGTTTTTTAGAATAATTAAAATCGAATCAGGTCTCCTCATTTCTTTTAATATGTTGAAATTCGAATTGTATTCAACCAGGCATGAACTGACGAACTTCTGTTGTCTGGGATGTTGTATCTCTCATATAATTGTTTCTCGAACACCATTATACAGATCTGGTCTTTACGTCTCAGTTACTTCAAAACTTGTGCTGCAGGCTTGGGGTGCCAGTTAGATGTCTTGGAGTTAGAAGCCATGATTCGTATGGAAATGCAATTCCTTTCCAAGATATACGTAAGGCTGTCATAACTATAGTTGATGGTAATTATATTCTGGCCCAAGTTGAGGATATCGAAGTGGAACTCTCATCAGATTCAATGACTCTGAATATTAGGGTGAGCCATATGTACCACTTTTTATTATAGGACTGATCATAAATTTATTGAATTTACTGTATTTCCAAGTGAATCTTATATGTTATATTGTGCTGCCATGAAGGACTTCCTGTTCAAAAGCAGCAAATTGGACATAATAAGGCCAAAGTATGAAGCGATGTTAAAGATATCTTTATCTGATAATGAGTTCTCTCATCTATGTCCATGTAAAGGTTAGATGACAAGCCCTCGTGTTTTTTCATGTGTATGTGATTGTATGCACGTGATTGCAGCGCACACTTGTATACCCTGCTAATAAACTCTCGTATTTATCATACTGCGCCTCATAATGAAAAGATCTGCAAACATTTTTTTGCAAGTTCTCTAAAAAATCAAGTTATTTATGTTTTGGTTACATAATGCATTGCAAAGGAAAAGCCTTTTCGATACTACTGGTGTAGTCAGTTTCTCATGTGTTTCATACGAAGTAGGGAGTAACTAGGGTTAGTTAGCGGTAATACGACAGTATATAAGACCTCCTTTGTAGTATACATATACTATTTTGCCATACTCCTTTTTATGTATGAGGGTATCTCATGAAGATGCCAAAATGACGGGTCTCACTTGCATCTTTTTCATGTGTTTCGCTTTGGTATATCTTAGAATTGGTATATGAACATACTCAAAATGATGAACTATTATACACATAGTAGATTTTTTCAATTGTAGCTAACCTGTATTGATTGTTCATGAGAGATTTTTCTTGCCCATTTTGTGAACTACTCAAGTTTTTGCTATTATCAAGAGTTCACATATTCCATGCAGTTATGCCAGGTCTTCCGTCAACCATTAACATGGATATGTGCCTTGCCTGGGAGAAGAATTTAACTCCTGGGGAAGTTATTGATGATGCCCTTCTAGAGGTACGCAGTACGTTCTTATGCTGCCACATTGTGCACTTTTAAGTTAATTTGATGCATATGCATGTGACCATTGGTGGACGCAGCGGCCCTACCGCCCGGTGCTTGCCTGGGCTTCGTTCGTGTGCGCCTGAAGCGCGAGACCAGGGTATCTAGCTATGAAATGATGACATGTCGGGGGCAAAAttggtggtttttttttttgtagaatcgGCAAATTCCTTTCATCTGTCCTGTGGAGAACTAGTCCCTAGTGGGCTTTGGGCCGTTCCTTGGAGGCTTGCAGCAACGAGTTGGTCTGGCCTGAGAAAAAACAAGGCAGTGACCTGGAAACTCCCTTCGCTTTAGCCTTTACGAGCCGACACCTGAAGATTTCTAGACAGGCCGCATAAATTCTTTAAAGTTCAATGTTAGGGTGTTAACAAAAATGTTTGTGAGCCTGAAAAATGttcatatggttcaaaaatgttaGCCTTCCAAAACGGCGAAACCCATTTAGCCTTTAGGAGCCGACGCCTGAAGATTTTTAGACGGGTCGCATAAATTCTTATAAAGTTTAATGTTACGGTGTTTAAAAATGTTTGTGAGTCTGAAAATTGTTCTTATGGTTCAAAAATGTTAGCCTTCCAAAATGGCGAAACCCATGACCGTTGCCCGATTTCCCACCCAGCCCCCAACTTAGCTGAGAACAGAGGCGGCATCCAATAGAGGGGCCCCGGCAGGTAGCAGTTGTGGATGATAAAGCCCCGCGAAGTGCGGCGCACGCTGCATCTCCTTCGACTGACAGCGATAGAAGCCTTGTgaacttgtaatgtgttgtatatgTGATTCCACAGTAGAACTATTATGAAAACATCATTTTCTCTATGCGATGTTCATGTGTTagagaaaaaaaatattttcctTACAACGCACCCAGGCTTCGATAAATTTCTGGGTCCGCCACTGCATGTGGCAGAGAAAATCAAATTGAGTATGGATAGTAGATAGCAGCTCCACGTTAGTTGTGTTGCTGGTTGATTTCATAATAACACACTATACAATTTCAACCATACGCAGGTGTTCGACCATTGTGGTAATCATGTTGAAGAAGGGACGGAACTTATTGTCGAAATTGTTGGATTCTCATTTGTAGATAAACATGGACATGTTCGAAAGGTAAACCTTTGTTTTTAACTGTATTTTGTAACACTAGCAAATATATGTTTTGATCAGTTGAGCATTAACCAGAATGGTGTGCTGTGGTCTGTAATATTCCTTAAGTGGAGAAATGCTTGTAATTTTTTGTGTCGTTCTTTGCACATACAGTATTTTCTTCAATGTATTTTAAGTAGCATAAAAGTAGATTTCCAGTAGAATTTTCGCCTACCCTGAACCAAACTAAAATCACTGGCGAAACCGAATACAGAGATTCCCGCCTGAACCCCACTAATTTGCCATTGAGATGACTGATGAGAGACTAAGAGTGGCCTTTTCCTTCTGGCTCTTATTGATTGGATGATGCAGCACCCTTATTTTATCTCTATATACACTCCGTTTTCTTTCGAACTCAATGCTTCTATCTTACGGAAAACTCTTTATTTATGTTGAAAAAATATATTAATGCAAGGTTTGGTACCCTCATTACGAACACAGGAAATATGGCATTGAAGATATTTCAATGAAAGTTTGCTTCTTGAAACTGTGATCGACAAGTGAAAGGTTTAGAGTTTTTATCACTGTGGAAAAGGGACTTCATTGTCGGCTATTTCCTACCTAGTGTCTCAGCCATCTTGGAAGCACTTACATTTATCGGTAGTTTTACACTCGCAGTAGGCTCCGTCCACATGTAAACTGTATAGTTAATTTTGCAGGTAAATAGTGAAGGGTTTGTTGACCTAAGTGGACTACTTAGAGTTATTAATGGATTTGGTTCACAAGGTGAGTTATGTAGTCTGGTGTCGATAGTTATGATATATTTTCATTCTAAAGATTATGTGCATGTGTGTGCAGCTTGTTTGAAGATTTTTCATCATGAGAAAGAGATTTTTGCTACAACATTTCAGATTTCTATCAGGAATTTGGAAGCTGTTGAGGTAGTAATAGTGATTTTGTTCAGTTGATTTTGTTCAAAAGGATGAAATCTGATTTTTGTTGTTATTTGGCAGGTTCCACAAAGTTGTCAAGCTGGCACCTTATTGGAGAACATTATATTTGAAGTTTTCGACAGCAATGGACTGATTGATGAGTCAATACATGGACCCCTCCATACACTGAGCATCAGGTCGAATGAAAAACTTGTGGAAGGAGCACAATATACATTTGAACGTGGAAGATGTATTGTTTCTCGTGTGCCGGTTCCTCGTGAACCAGGAACAGTCACTTTTGTGGCATACCATACACATTTTCCTGACCTAGAAACAACAATTCAGGTGCCGATCTTATACAATAGATATTGCATATTTATGATTACTTTGAACTGAAGTCCTGAGTTTTCCTTTGACAGATTCCTGTTTATACTCTTGATTTGGTGCCCGTCAAAGGGGAGAACGAATCTGAACCTATATGCAGCTACCCAACTTCATCTGTATCAAGTCAAAATACTATACCTCCAAGTCAACTGGTTCTTAGTCAATCTAACAGTCTTGCTTCAAACATTCTGGGGGTAAAGCTGATATATATGGATTGATGCATTGGATATAACATTTCTACTGCTGCTGAAGTCGTCTGgcttatttgaattttgaaaaactACCTAAAAGCTGAACTAGAAACACACTTTCCAATaccatcatttttttttgaaacttgacAACTAAATATTTATATGGCTAAGAGTATGGAAGAAAATCCTAACCTGTTCCTATAAGGCGAAACCAACAAGGATCTGAAacgttttctaaactaaactttcttCAAGAAAAATTCTAAAGTCAGATTTAAACAAAATAGCTCCCAGGTTATCCTTACTAGTGCACATTAAGTTGTCTTCATGATGTGAGTATGGAATCGAAGTACCTGGTTAGTGCAACAATTTGGTTTACAACATTCTCAGTTATCCTGATTAGTCTACTGTGTAAAATGCAAAACCCATATTTCCTGGTTAATGCAAACCATTCAAGTAACCCAACCATGGATCAAGTAAAGTTgagttgaattgctgcttattGTAACACCATCGGGGTTCCTACGCCTGTGTATATCTAgaaatatactccctctgtcccgaaTTATATGtcacagatttgtctaaattcgcatgtatctatacactaaaacgcGTCTAGATATATGTGTTtctagaaaaatctgcgaaaagtaTTTCCGGATGGAGGGAGCACAAACCTTCTGACAAAACACACAGAACTAAATTATTCGTAAAGTTATTTTATAGCTGAAATTTGTTCTGTATATTGATCAAAATCGATGATATTTACACCTGTAAATAGCATTTCTGATAGTTTGATTAGAGGTTATAATTTTTTTGGCCTGCAGAATATTATTACTAGCTTGTGTGAGCCTAATTGGTCCTTCCTTTTTTCAGAAATTTTCTGATGAGATTCAAGAAATTGATTCTGAGATATGCTCTCAAGAAGTTCTGATTAAAGCTTTTGATTCTCGTAAGAAAACATTGGAGAATGATATTGTCAATCTGCAAGGTTGTTTTCTGTGCTTGTGCAAAATTCTTATTGCTCTTGTCTTTCGCTGAGTATGGACTTGATCTGCATAGTCATGTTCTGTAGTGTTTTATGGGGTCCATTACATTATTCTTACCCCTGCAGTTGCCTCTCAGCTTGCCATTTTATAGTCTTCTGTTCATATATCCAGATGAGATTAGCCACACAGCTGGATCAGCCACTGGTGCAAAAGAGTTGACTCGTCATAAAATTGAAGAGAATGTTGGTACTGCTGCTGCTGTTCTATGCACTCTCTCCAGCAGACAATGTTTGATGGATGATGTTGTCGGTATTGTTGCTCTTCTCGGAACTGTTGCAGACAGAAAAATGAGCAGGTAAATCTCTAGACTCTATGTTCATCTGTTTCAGATCTATGTAGCATTGTGCGTAACTTTGTTCATTTTAATCTCTGTCTTGTCATTTGGTAGGATGCTTTCTCTGTATCTTGGTGAAGACAACATGCTAGCAGTGGTTTGCAAGACACAGGCTGCTGCTAATTACTTTGAGAAGTATGCCGCTGATGGAAGTGTGGATGTCC contains the following coding sequences:
- the LOC124651548 gene encoding structural maintenance of chromosomes flexible hinge domain-containing protein GMI1-like, translated to MASRGSGNWALVEHQHHSRASRVYRFQILLPNGTSTGLTLKDPGEEMPLHDFLDHIRTELEDVPMDGDDRRGIDWSGDVYLEDLLDRKIHKELQFSDFLTNSTNILRLQDGEGFVRTFENMWDLTPPTELLQELPAEYSTESALADLIDNSLQALWSNGKKDRKLIRITIDQEKMVIFDTGRGMDGSDENSISKWGTIGSSNHRVFRAKGIGGKAPYLVPFFGMFGYGGTIASMHLGRRAIVSSKTKESRKVFTLHLSREALLAKSSSKLSWKTAGGVRDPSEEELTLSPHQSFTQVEIQGLNRCLEAAKLQRFLKDIYFPYIQYDEDNGSMNTRRPVQFEVNGVDLAEILENEVTVTNLHSCAGPSFILDVTFSCTSTTAGNIFEAHARIKCVYFPIVKGKESIDSILEMLRENASGVKENFDNFSRVSIRRLGRLLPDARWGPLPFMEPKQSKGKKAELLKRCCKRVKCFVDLPTSSGKHFKEERSSKVASCSGDQLRETQAVINCHIDSLPTLSTESADLRRENGSLNMFKIQLVDFAGRETGAPTVGPNVFLFGIDIGSSLAHKEIEVLKFLESLGGQRKMKNINGVIQTDLAQHDLFTKALRCLDGSSRSDSSVEDVNVDVRRGGRSLNFTQLEKQYHDWINNMHAQYDVEIDEGDNDHTVIINPSNKDRLGISEDVQVIRVYTSVRRKGKTWKRGDHLKIQPGVLARLKNNFLSLKTIFYATLEYVVGEGLAGDICGEARLICRSIEFSDKQGCLLEEGPDSMCLNIQESVSFPISMIDNDKCHTMGNDSWRQILGKKKEKAPACIEVLRNLQGSDLTIERGLPFEKVIMAGYKHPREIIAVILPQCATTCSTSPLDKRYILKDDEIEMEMDINHLPGSKKDHLRANCIYRKLKKPSSRDSINGLYIFQLSEDSSIFTKSGVYQFIFSVRCKDSSIITHETEITVCPNSNTRRWQLSSVADCSAGNAVVNIRLGVPVRCLGVRSHDSYGNAIPFQDIRKAVITIVDGNYILAQVEDIEVELSSDSMTLNIRDFLFKSSKLDIIRPKYEAMLKISLSDNEFSHLCPCKVMPGLPSTINMDMCLAWEKNLTPGEVIDDALLEVFDHCGNHVEEGTELIVEIVGFSFVDKHGHVRKVNSEGFVDLSGLLRVINGFGSQACLKIFHHEKEIFATTFQISIRNLEAVEVPQSCQAGTLLENIIFEVFDSNGLIDESIHGPLHTLSIRSNEKLVEGAQYTFERGRCIVSRVPVPREPGTVTFVAYHTHFPDLETTIQIPVYTLDLVPVKGENESEPICSYPTSSVSSQNTIPPSQLVLSQSNSLASNILGKFSDEIQEIDSEICSQEVLIKAFDSRKKTLENDIVNLQDEISHTAGSATGAKELTRHKIEENVGTAAAVLCTLSSRQCLMDDVVGIVALLGTVADRKMSRMLSLYLGEDNMLAVVCKTQAAANYFEKYAADGSVDVHFGIHQEAANLGAPIRKRFPIICLDLIRPYTGGLHLNTKQKPLALPFPHSKGFRGFAVNMIDLSPESLTIVTDGYGLRETLFYRLFGELQVYETREDMWQAIHHLKNGAISLDGGIIKGDGMLILGYSDPEVTFPVVPRSALDVEEDDSEYVCNKIKTMHAQMGVVKTLENRIRAAEEQKQKLVMERNERKRKFDEISEVLSQPSGSGDHQLYE